A window of Mucilaginibacter sp. PAMC 26640 contains these coding sequences:
- a CDS encoding arabinosidase: protein MCLNAIAGVAQSKKAAAEPFCSAYLFTYFTGDKGGEAIRFALSSDGYKFKALNHNQPVIKSAEISSTGGVRDPHILRGADGKTFFMVATDMNTDKFGWGPDSAMVLLKSTDLIHWQSHVVNVPKVFKEFAGVNRVWAPQTIYDPKVNKYMIYWSMRFGEGPDKIYYAYANKDFTGLATVPKQLYFKPDGGSCIDGDIVKKDGKYYLFFKTEDKGKGIKIAVSNQLTTGYLLNDKYVQQTTSPVEGAGVFKLNNSADYILMYDRYTEGKYQFTRSTNLEDFKVIDNDVTMDFHPRHGTVMPITAAEVETLKSAWGE from the coding sequence ATTTGCTTAAACGCCATTGCCGGGGTAGCCCAATCAAAAAAAGCCGCCGCAGAACCTTTTTGCAGTGCTTACTTATTCACCTACTTTACGGGTGACAAGGGTGGGGAAGCCATAAGGTTTGCGCTGAGCAGCGATGGTTATAAGTTTAAAGCGCTCAATCACAATCAACCGGTTATAAAATCTGCAGAAATTAGTTCAACAGGTGGCGTACGCGATCCCCACATCCTGCGGGGTGCTGATGGCAAAACATTTTTTATGGTTGCTACCGATATGAATACCGATAAATTTGGATGGGGCCCGGATTCTGCCATGGTGCTGCTAAAATCCACCGACTTAATTCACTGGCAATCGCATGTGGTGAACGTGCCCAAAGTCTTTAAAGAATTTGCCGGTGTAAACCGTGTTTGGGCACCGCAAACTATTTATGACCCTAAGGTTAATAAATATATGATCTATTGGTCTATGCGGTTTGGTGAAGGACCAGATAAAATCTATTATGCCTATGCCAACAAGGATTTTACAGGCCTTGCAACCGTTCCCAAACAACTGTATTTCAAACCGGATGGCGGTTCGTGCATAGACGGCGATATTGTAAAAAAAGATGGCAAGTATTACCTGTTCTTCAAAACCGAAGACAAAGGGAAAGGGATAAAAATAGCGGTATCAAATCAACTGACAACAGGGTATTTGCTGAATGATAAATATGTGCAACAGACCACATCGCCGGTTGAAGGCGCCGGCGTTTTCAAACTCAACAACAGTGCCGACTATATACTGATGTATGACCGGTACACCGAGGGCAAATACCAGTTTACCCGCAGCACCAACCTGGAGGATTTTAAGGTAATAGATAATGATGTTACGATGGATTTCCACCCGAGGCACGGCACGGTTATGCCTATCACGGCCGCCGAAGTGGAAACCTTAAAAAGCGCCTGGGGAGAATGA